The following proteins come from a genomic window of Sesamum indicum cultivar Zhongzhi No. 13 linkage group LG10, S_indicum_v1.0, whole genome shotgun sequence:
- the LOC105173042 gene encoding proteasome subunit alpha type-7, translating to MARYDRAITVFSPDGHLFQVEYALEAVRKGNAAVGVRGTDTIVLAVEKKSTPKLQDSRSVRKIVNLDDHIALACAGLKADARVLINRARIECQSYKLTIEDPVTVEYITRYIAGLQQKYTQSGGVRPFGLSTLIIGFDPHTGTPSLYQTDPSGTFSAWKANATGRNSNSIREFLEKNYKETSGQETVKLAIRALLEVVESGGKNIEVAVMTKEHGLRQLEEAEIDAIVADIEAEKAAAEAAKKAPSTKET from the exons ATGGCCCGATACGACAGAGCAATTACGGTTTTCTCGCCGGACGGCCACCTTTTCCAGGTGGAGTACGCTCTCGAAGCCGTGCGTAAAGGAAACGCCGCCGTAGGTGTTCGCGGGACTGACACCATTGTGCTGGCCGTCGAGAAAAAGTCCACTCCTAAGCTTCAAGATTCAAG ATCAGTGAGGAAGATTGTCAATTTAGATGATCACATAGCATTGGCTTGTGCTGGGCTGAAGGCAGATGCACGTGTGTTGATAAATAGGGCACGCATTGAATGCCAGAGCTATAAGCTTACAATTGAGGATCCTGTAACTGTTGAATACATAACTCGTTACATTGCTGGTCTTCAGCAGAAGTACACACAAAGTGGTGGTGTGAGACCTTTTGGCCTTTCAACATTGATTATTGGGTTCGATCCACATACTGGCACTCCATCCCTGTATCAAACCGATCCATCTGGAACATTTTCAGCATGGAAAGCCAATGCCACTGGGAGAAACTCAAACTCTATCCGTGAGTTTCTGGAGAAGAATTACAAGGAAACATCTGGCCAAGAAACTGTGAAGTTAGCTATACGTGCTTTGCTGGAG GTTGTGGAGAGTGGAGGAAAGAACATTGAAGTTGCTGTAATGACTAAAGAGCACGGGCTGCGGCAGCTTGAAGAAGCTGAAATCGATGCTATTGTTGCTGATATAGAAGCAGAGAAAGCTGCTGCAGAGGCTGCCAAGAAGGCCCCTTCAACAAAGGAAACTTAG
- the LOC105173041 gene encoding myb-related protein 308-like translates to MGRSPCCEKAHTNKGAWTKEEDDRLIAYIRAHGEGCWRSLPKAAGLLRCGKSCRLRWINYLRPDLKRGNFTEEEDELIIKLHGLLGNKWSLIAGRLPGRTDNEIKNYWNTHIRRKLLSRGIDPTTHRPINEAAVPASQESITTISFSATSNSKEEKITTTTTTTAADVNLIISKEENKSPARSERCPDLNLDLRISPPSYNHHQAAEPLKTGGRSSSSSSSGTLCFACSLGVQNSKECSCSSNGIISGSSSNSGYDFLGLKTGVLDYRSLEMK, encoded by the exons ATGGGGAGGTCTCCTTGCTGTGAGAAAGCCCACACAAACAAAGGGGCATGGACCAAAGAAGAAGACGATCGTCTCATCGCTTATATTCGTGCTCATGGAGAGGGTTGCTGGCGCTCACTGCCCAAGGCCGCCGGCCTCCTTCGCTGCGGGAAGAGCTGCCGCCTCCGCTGGATCAATTACCTCCGCCCGGATCTCAAACGTGGCAACTTcactgaagaagaagatgaactCATTATCAAACTCCACGGTCTTCTTGGCAACAA atgGTCCCTTATAGCCGGAAGATTACCGGGAAGAACAGACAATGAAATCAAGAACTATTGGAATACTCACATAAGAAGAAAACTGTTGAGCCGGGGAATTGATCCCACAACTCACAGGCCCATCAATGAGGCTGCAGTACCAGCTTCACAAGAATCCATCACAACCATCTCTTTCTCTGCTACTTCAAACtcaaaagaagagaaaattacaacaactactactactactgcTGCAGATGTGAATTTGATCATTAGCAAAGAAGAGAATAAGAGCCCGGCTAGATCAGAAAGGTGCCCTGATTTGAATCTTGATCTCAGAATCAGCCCTCCTTCTTATAATCATCATCAAGCTGCTGAGCCATTGAAAACAGGTGGAAGAAGTAGTAGTAGTAGCAGTAGTGGTACTTTGTGCTTTGCCTGTAGTCTTGGGGTACAAAACAGCAAAGAGTGCAGTTGTAGTAGTAATGGGATAATTAGTGGGAGTAGCAGTAATTCTGGGTATGATTTTCTGGGGCTGAAAACTGGAGTCTTGGACTACAGAAGCTTGGAGATGAAGTGA